In one Candidatus Nitronereus thalassa genomic region, the following are encoded:
- a CDS encoding ABC transporter ATP-binding protein translates to MTPKTSAHTLAQNLFRALRFVWDSGRGWTLASAALLVVQGLLPLAMLYLIKLVIDSVTANLSSSNPSAGLYEVIFLLSLLGVVAVASTACSILKSFVHTGQAQAVTDYMSSILHAKSVDVDLEYYEEPQYYNTLHRAQREASSRPTRILSALFDTGQNGISLIAIGALLFWFHWGILFVLIGTALPIVFVRLRYGKKLYAWQKGTTPAERESWYLNLMLTRDTHAKEIRLFDLGKLFIDRFRNLREGIRRERLSLEGRRSIAELVAHSSSVAAAIGVNIFFAYQTLLGFLTLGDLVMYFQAVQRGAGFLQSLMMNLAYLYESNLFLTHLYDFLDIQPKAVEPQRPQAIHRPLQQGIVFDHVKFDYPSGTRKVLEDISLTIRPGEHIALVGENGAGKTTLVKLLARLYDPSAGRITIDGVDLRDLKPAELRKEISVVFQDFAKYHFTARENIWLGNTLLPRDTDQVIDAARMAGIDSALRRLPKGYDTILGRWFEGGEELSIGEWQKIAIARAFLRDAQIVILDEPTSAMDAKAEYELFQHFHELTKGRTAILISHRLSTVKMVDRIYVLEDGRILESGHHNDLLERDGEYAKMFSLQAQYYR, encoded by the coding sequence ATGACTCCAAAAACATCGGCTCATACCTTGGCACAGAATTTGTTTCGTGCGTTGAGATTTGTGTGGGATAGTGGTCGAGGATGGACCCTCGCCAGTGCGGCTCTCCTTGTCGTTCAGGGACTGCTTCCCCTGGCGATGCTGTATTTAATCAAGTTGGTCATTGATTCAGTCACGGCCAACCTGTCAAGTTCAAATCCCTCAGCCGGATTGTATGAAGTGATCTTCTTGCTCAGCCTTCTGGGTGTCGTGGCCGTTGCGAGTACCGCCTGTTCCATCCTCAAGAGTTTTGTGCATACCGGTCAGGCGCAAGCCGTGACGGATTACATGTCTTCTATACTGCATGCGAAATCAGTTGATGTTGATTTGGAGTATTACGAGGAACCTCAGTACTACAATACTTTGCACCGCGCTCAACGGGAGGCATCCTCCCGCCCCACCCGGATTCTCTCGGCCCTGTTTGATACTGGACAAAATGGGATTTCATTAATCGCGATTGGGGCCCTATTGTTCTGGTTCCATTGGGGAATTCTTTTTGTCCTTATTGGGACGGCGCTTCCCATTGTTTTTGTGCGATTGCGATATGGAAAGAAACTCTATGCCTGGCAAAAGGGAACGACCCCGGCTGAACGGGAGTCTTGGTATCTCAATTTGATGCTTACGCGTGACACCCATGCGAAGGAAATACGGTTATTTGATCTTGGCAAACTGTTTATTGACAGATTTCGGAATCTTCGTGAAGGTATCCGGCGGGAACGGTTATCACTTGAGGGGCGGCGGTCGATTGCCGAACTTGTTGCTCATTCCAGCAGTGTGGCTGCAGCGATTGGCGTGAATATATTTTTTGCTTATCAGACCCTTCTTGGATTTCTCACGTTGGGGGATTTGGTCATGTACTTTCAGGCGGTGCAACGTGGCGCGGGCTTTCTTCAGAGCTTAATGATGAACCTGGCGTATTTATACGAGAGTAACCTCTTTCTCACTCATTTGTATGATTTCCTGGATATACAACCCAAAGCCGTGGAACCCCAACGCCCGCAGGCCATTCATCGACCTTTGCAGCAGGGGATTGTCTTTGATCATGTAAAGTTCGATTATCCCAGCGGGACACGAAAGGTGCTGGAAGATATTAGTCTAACGATCAGGCCTGGTGAACACATTGCCTTGGTTGGAGAGAATGGTGCTGGCAAAACCACCCTAGTGAAGTTGTTAGCTCGATTATACGATCCTTCCGCGGGACGCATTACTATTGATGGGGTTGATCTGCGAGACTTGAAACCTGCTGAACTTCGAAAAGAAATCAGTGTCGTCTTCCAGGATTTTGCTAAATACCATTTCACCGCAAGAGAAAATATTTGGCTGGGCAATACCCTGTTACCTCGTGACACGGACCAGGTGATCGATGCCGCACGAATGGCAGGAATTGATAGCGCCTTGCGTCGGTTGCCTAAGGGGTATGACACCATTCTCGGCCGCTGGTTTGAGGGTGGAGAAGAGCTGAGTATTGGCGAGTGGCAAAAGATAGCGATTGCCCGCGCTTTTTTGCGGGATGCCCAAATTGTTATTCTTGATGAGCCCACCAGTGCTATGGACGCGAAAGCCGAATATGAACTGTTCCAACATTTCCATGAACTGACCAAAGGACGAACGGCGATCCTGATCAGTCATCGGCTTTCCACGGTGAAAATGGTGGATCGTATCTATGTTTTAGAGGATGGTCGGATTCTTGAGAGTGGTCATCATAATGACTTATTGGAGCGCGATGGTGAATATGCCAAAATGTTTTCCCTGCAAGCTCAATATTATCGCTAG
- a CDS encoding lasso peptide biosynthesis B2 protein, with product MRKQKWGWPNTPPKNLSEFLLAWQVLGVTSVLRLFVRWVKLPTLLRWLTPYSASAVPRHHKLSIVDRYITSVLDRFPSNPRGCCLVRSLALYAFGRRSGFPVHFHCGVSRVNGELQGHAWLSLHNQPFLESGNPFTTNVVTYSYPHRDVKRGVASSTWRNSGLARPSNLSQTPVSNGSEGTSMVCTAKDRS from the coding sequence GTGAGGAAGCAGAAATGGGGGTGGCCGAACACTCCACCGAAAAATCTCAGTGAATTCTTGCTTGCGTGGCAAGTGCTCGGGGTCACGAGTGTCCTTCGCCTGTTCGTGCGGTGGGTTAAGCTCCCAACATTGTTACGTTGGTTAACTCCCTATTCGGCTTCCGCAGTCCCTCGCCATCATAAATTATCAATTGTCGACCGGTATATCACTAGTGTGCTCGATAGATTTCCATCAAATCCTCGTGGGTGTTGTTTGGTTCGTTCTCTTGCCTTGTATGCCTTTGGAAGGCGAAGTGGGTTCCCTGTCCACTTTCATTGCGGGGTGAGCCGAGTGAATGGAGAATTGCAAGGTCATGCTTGGCTCAGCTTGCACAACCAACCTTTTTTAGAATCCGGAAACCCATTTACTACTAACGTGGTGACCTATTCCTATCCCCATAGAGATGTGAAAAGGGGTGTCGCGAGTTCGACTTGGCGAAATTCTGGACTTGCACGACCATCAAATCTTTCTCAAACGCCAGTGTCAAATGGTAGTGAGGGAACTTCCATGGTGTGTACTGCGAAGGATAGATCATGA